One genomic segment of Pseudorasbora parva isolate DD20220531a chromosome 6, ASM2467924v1, whole genome shotgun sequence includes these proteins:
- the zgc:154075 gene encoding putative oxidoreductase YteT isoform X3 produces the protein MSSPVDVIVVGAGNRGENYSDYAVIYPDRMRVVGIADPRDFARKKLQERHKVAEQNTFNDWHCIAEREKFADAVLICTPDRLHKDPAVALAKKGYHVLLEKPMAVTEEDCTEIVETCIQCGVMLTVCHVLRYDPVIHKIKVLIDSGVIGDVIHIQHHEPVGFYHFAHSFVRGNWRNEAESSFALLAKSCHDLDLIHHWAGGRRCLKVSSFGSLGHFTKENKPAKAANRCLDCPVEGDCAYSAKKIYLDRVKSGNVGWPVSVICSNSVPDIESVTEALRTGPYGRCVYECDNDVCSNQVVTMEFEGGLTAAFTMVAFTEEICKRRTSIHGSKGELSYDGHEIKVFEFLTNRTTKHTADTTVPGNFDKGGHGSADFHLINSFIAAVMNKDPTLIRSGPTETLASHKLVFAAERARLENRVVFCEKNM, from the exons ATGTCATCGCCTGTGGATGTTATCGTGGTTGGAGCTGGTAACAGAGGAGAAAATTATTCAGACTATGCAGTGATTTATCCTGACCGCATGCGG GTAGTAGGAATTGCTGACCCCAGAGATTTTGCTCGAAAGAAGCTTCAGGAACGTCACAAAGTAGCTGAGCAAAACACTTTTAATG ATTGGCATTGTatagcagagagagagaaatttgCAGATGCTGTATTGATCTGCACTCCCGATCGTCTTCACAAG GACCCTGCTGTGGCTTTAGCTAAGAAAGGCTACCATGTACTGCTGGAGAAACCAATGGCT GTCACAGAGGAGGACTGCACAGAGATTGTAGAGACTTGCATTCAGTGTGGTGTCATGCTCACGGTGTGCCATGTTCTCCGATACGACCCTGTGATCCACAAAATAAAA GTGCTGATTGACAGCGGCGTGATTGGCGATGTCATCCACATTCAGCACCACGAACCG GTGGGGTTCTATCATTTTGCTCACTCCTTTGTCAGAGGGAACTGGAGAAACGAGGCAGAAAGCTCTTTCGCTCTGTTAGCCAAATCTTGCCATGATTTGGATCTGATTCATCATTGGGCTGGTGGACGAAG GTGTTTAAAAGTTTCATCATTTGGCTCGCTTGGCCACTTCACTAAAGAGAACAAG CCAGCAAAGGCTGCAAATCGCTGTTTAGACTGTCCTGTAGAGGGGGATTGTGCGTACTCTGCAAAGAAAATCTACCTGGATCGAGTGAAAAGT GGCAATGTTGGCTGGCCAGTTTCAGTGATTTGCAGCAACTCGGTTCCTGATATTGAATCTGTGACTGAAGCCCTCAGAACAGGACCTTATGGCCGCTGTGTCTACGAATGTGACAATGATGTGTGCTCCAATCAG GTAGTGACCATGGAATTTGAAGGAGGCCTGACTGCCGCATTCACCATGGTAGCATTTACAGAGGAAATATGTAAACGCAGGACATCTATCCATGGTAGTAAG GGGGAACTGTCCTATGATGGACATGAGATCAAAGTGTTTGAATTCCTCACTAATAGGACCACAAAGCACACCGCAGACACAACAGTTCCAGGTAACTTTGATAAAGGGGGTCACGGATCAGCAGATTTTCACCTTATCAACTCCTTCATTGCAGCTGTTATG AATAAGGACCCAACTCTGATTAGGTCAGGTCCTACGGAGACATTAGCAAGTCATAAACTAGTGTTCGCGGCTGAACGTGCCCGTTTGGAAAACAGAGTTGtgttctgtgaaaaaaacatgtga
- the zgc:154075 gene encoding putative oxidoreductase YteT isoform X2, producing MLVNLQGSAIMSSPVDVIVVGAGNRGENYSDYAVIYPDRMRVVGIADPRDFARKKLQERHKVAEQNTFNDWHCIAEREKFADAVLICTPDRLHKDPAVALAKKGYHVLLEKPMAVTEEDCTEIVETCIQCGVMLTVCHVLRYDPVIHKIKVLIDSGVIGDVIHIQHHEPVGFYHFAHSFVRGNWRNEAESSFALLAKSCHDLDLIHHWAGGRRCLKVSSFGSLGHFTKENKPAKAANRCLDCPVEGDCAYSAKKIYLDRVKSGNVGWPVSVICSNSVPDIESVTEALRTGPYGRCVYECDNDVCSNQVVTMEFEGGLTAAFTMVAFTEEICKRRTSIHGSKGELSYDGHEIKVFEFLTNRTTKHTADTTVPGNFDKGGHGSADFHLINSFIAAVMNKDPTLIRSGPTETLASHKLVFAAERARLENRVVFCEKNM from the exons atgTTGGTAAATCTGCAGGGGTCTGCTATAATGTCATCGCCTGTGGATGTTATCGTGGTTGGAGCTGGTAACAGAGGAGAAAATTATTCAGACTATGCAGTGATTTATCCTGACCGCATGCGG GTAGTAGGAATTGCTGACCCCAGAGATTTTGCTCGAAAGAAGCTTCAGGAACGTCACAAAGTAGCTGAGCAAAACACTTTTAATG ATTGGCATTGTatagcagagagagagaaatttgCAGATGCTGTATTGATCTGCACTCCCGATCGTCTTCACAAG GACCCTGCTGTGGCTTTAGCTAAGAAAGGCTACCATGTACTGCTGGAGAAACCAATGGCT GTCACAGAGGAGGACTGCACAGAGATTGTAGAGACTTGCATTCAGTGTGGTGTCATGCTCACGGTGTGCCATGTTCTCCGATACGACCCTGTGATCCACAAAATAAAA GTGCTGATTGACAGCGGCGTGATTGGCGATGTCATCCACATTCAGCACCACGAACCG GTGGGGTTCTATCATTTTGCTCACTCCTTTGTCAGAGGGAACTGGAGAAACGAGGCAGAAAGCTCTTTCGCTCTGTTAGCCAAATCTTGCCATGATTTGGATCTGATTCATCATTGGGCTGGTGGACGAAG GTGTTTAAAAGTTTCATCATTTGGCTCGCTTGGCCACTTCACTAAAGAGAACAAG CCAGCAAAGGCTGCAAATCGCTGTTTAGACTGTCCTGTAGAGGGGGATTGTGCGTACTCTGCAAAGAAAATCTACCTGGATCGAGTGAAAAGT GGCAATGTTGGCTGGCCAGTTTCAGTGATTTGCAGCAACTCGGTTCCTGATATTGAATCTGTGACTGAAGCCCTCAGAACAGGACCTTATGGCCGCTGTGTCTACGAATGTGACAATGATGTGTGCTCCAATCAG GTAGTGACCATGGAATTTGAAGGAGGCCTGACTGCCGCATTCACCATGGTAGCATTTACAGAGGAAATATGTAAACGCAGGACATCTATCCATGGTAGTAAG GGGGAACTGTCCTATGATGGACATGAGATCAAAGTGTTTGAATTCCTCACTAATAGGACCACAAAGCACACCGCAGACACAACAGTTCCAGGTAACTTTGATAAAGGGGGTCACGGATCAGCAGATTTTCACCTTATCAACTCCTTCATTGCAGCTGTTATG AATAAGGACCCAACTCTGATTAGGTCAGGTCCTACGGAGACATTAGCAAGTCATAAACTAGTGTTCGCGGCTGAACGTGCCCGTTTGGAAAACAGAGTTGtgttctgtgaaaaaaacatgtga
- the zgc:154075 gene encoding putative oxidoreductase YteT isoform X1, whose product MGRAFKPSETAHVSLNCLYVLFYIYSYMQPQAKFVFIQGSAIMSSPVDVIVVGAGNRGENYSDYAVIYPDRMRVVGIADPRDFARKKLQERHKVAEQNTFNDWHCIAEREKFADAVLICTPDRLHKDPAVALAKKGYHVLLEKPMAVTEEDCTEIVETCIQCGVMLTVCHVLRYDPVIHKIKVLIDSGVIGDVIHIQHHEPVGFYHFAHSFVRGNWRNEAESSFALLAKSCHDLDLIHHWAGGRRCLKVSSFGSLGHFTKENKPAKAANRCLDCPVEGDCAYSAKKIYLDRVKSGNVGWPVSVICSNSVPDIESVTEALRTGPYGRCVYECDNDVCSNQVVTMEFEGGLTAAFTMVAFTEEICKRRTSIHGSKGELSYDGHEIKVFEFLTNRTTKHTADTTVPGNFDKGGHGSADFHLINSFIAAVMNKDPTLIRSGPTETLASHKLVFAAERARLENRVVFCEKNM is encoded by the exons ATGGGCCGAGCGTTCAAGCCATCAGAAACAGCCCATGTCAGCCTAAACTGcctttatgttttgttttacatatattcatatatgcAACCACAGGCGAAGTTTGTATTCATACAG GGGTCTGCTATAATGTCATCGCCTGTGGATGTTATCGTGGTTGGAGCTGGTAACAGAGGAGAAAATTATTCAGACTATGCAGTGATTTATCCTGACCGCATGCGG GTAGTAGGAATTGCTGACCCCAGAGATTTTGCTCGAAAGAAGCTTCAGGAACGTCACAAAGTAGCTGAGCAAAACACTTTTAATG ATTGGCATTGTatagcagagagagagaaatttgCAGATGCTGTATTGATCTGCACTCCCGATCGTCTTCACAAG GACCCTGCTGTGGCTTTAGCTAAGAAAGGCTACCATGTACTGCTGGAGAAACCAATGGCT GTCACAGAGGAGGACTGCACAGAGATTGTAGAGACTTGCATTCAGTGTGGTGTCATGCTCACGGTGTGCCATGTTCTCCGATACGACCCTGTGATCCACAAAATAAAA GTGCTGATTGACAGCGGCGTGATTGGCGATGTCATCCACATTCAGCACCACGAACCG GTGGGGTTCTATCATTTTGCTCACTCCTTTGTCAGAGGGAACTGGAGAAACGAGGCAGAAAGCTCTTTCGCTCTGTTAGCCAAATCTTGCCATGATTTGGATCTGATTCATCATTGGGCTGGTGGACGAAG GTGTTTAAAAGTTTCATCATTTGGCTCGCTTGGCCACTTCACTAAAGAGAACAAG CCAGCAAAGGCTGCAAATCGCTGTTTAGACTGTCCTGTAGAGGGGGATTGTGCGTACTCTGCAAAGAAAATCTACCTGGATCGAGTGAAAAGT GGCAATGTTGGCTGGCCAGTTTCAGTGATTTGCAGCAACTCGGTTCCTGATATTGAATCTGTGACTGAAGCCCTCAGAACAGGACCTTATGGCCGCTGTGTCTACGAATGTGACAATGATGTGTGCTCCAATCAG GTAGTGACCATGGAATTTGAAGGAGGCCTGACTGCCGCATTCACCATGGTAGCATTTACAGAGGAAATATGTAAACGCAGGACATCTATCCATGGTAGTAAG GGGGAACTGTCCTATGATGGACATGAGATCAAAGTGTTTGAATTCCTCACTAATAGGACCACAAAGCACACCGCAGACACAACAGTTCCAGGTAACTTTGATAAAGGGGGTCACGGATCAGCAGATTTTCACCTTATCAACTCCTTCATTGCAGCTGTTATG AATAAGGACCCAACTCTGATTAGGTCAGGTCCTACGGAGACATTAGCAAGTCATAAACTAGTGTTCGCGGCTGAACGTGCCCGTTTGGAAAACAGAGTTGtgttctgtgaaaaaaacatgtga